The Chroicocephalus ridibundus chromosome 17, bChrRid1.1, whole genome shotgun sequence genome window below encodes:
- the RARA gene encoding retinoic acid receptor alpha isoform X3, whose amino-acid sequence MVYTCHRDKNCIINKVTRNRCQYCRLQKCFEVGMSKESVRNDRNKKKKDVPKAECSESYIITPEVEELIEKVRKAHQETFPALCQLGKYTTNNSSEQRVSLDIDLWDKFSELSTKCIIKTVEFAKQLPGFTTLTIADQITLLKAACLDILILRICTRYTPEQDTMTFSDGLTLNRTQMHNAGFGPLTDLVFAFANQLLPLEMDDAETGLLSAICLICGDRQDLEQPDKVDKLQEPLLEALKIYVRKRRPNKPHMFPKMLMKITDLRSISAKGAERVITLKMEIPGSMPPLIQEMLENSEGMDTLGGQPGGSCSPSLSPSSNRSSPATHSP is encoded by the exons ATGGTGTACACGTGCCACCGGGACAAGAACTGCATCATCAACAAGGTGACGCGCAACCGGTGCCAGTACTGCCGCCTCCAGAAGTGCTTCGAAGTCGGCATGTCCAAGGAGT ccgTCCGCAATGACCGGAACAAGAAGAAGAAGGACGTGCCCAAGGCGGAGTGCTCGGAGAGCTACATCATCACGCCCGAGGTGGAGGAGCTCATCGAGAAGGTGCGCAAAGCCCACCAGGAGACCTTCCCCGCCCTCTGCCAGCTCGGCAAATACACTACG AACAACAGCTCGGAGCAGCGGGTCTCCCTGGACATCGACCTGTGGGATAAGTTCAGCGAGTTGTCCACCAAGTGCATCATCAAGACGGTGGAGTTTGCCAAGCAGCTCCCCGGCTTCACCACGCTCACCATCGCCGACCAGATCACCCTCCTCAAAGCCGCCTGCCTCGACATCCTG ATCCTGCGGATCTGCACGCGCTACACGCCGGAGCAGGACACCATGACCTTCTCGGACGGGCTGACGCTGAACCGGACCCAGATGCACAACGCCGGCTTCGGGCCCCTCACAGACCTGGTCTTCGCCTTCGCCAACCAGCTGCTGCCGCTGGAGATGGACGACGCCGAGACGGGGCTGCTCAGCGCCATCTGCCTCATCTGCGGAG acCGCCAGGACCTGGAGCAGCCCGACAAAGTGGACAAGCTGCAGGAGCCGCTGCTGGAGGCGCTGAAGATCTacgtgaggaagaggaggcccaACAAGCCCCACATGTTCCCCAAGATGCTCATGAAGATCACGGATCTCCGCAGCATCAGCGCCAAGG GCGCCGAGCGGGTGATCACGCTGAAGATGGAGATCCCGGGATCGATGCCGCCCCTCATCCAGGAGATGCTGGAGAACTCGGAGGGCATGGACACGctgggggggcagccggggggcagctgcagccccagcctttCGCCCAGCTCCAATCGCAGCAGCCCGGCCACGCACTCGCCGTGA
- the GJD3 gene encoding gap junction delta-3 protein, which translates to MGEWGFLSSLLDAVQEHSPMVGRFWLVVMLLFRILVLATVGSDVFEDEQEEFVCNTQQPGCKPVCYDAAFPISHYRFLVFHVVVLSAPAALFVIFAVHQAAKPGRGGQRARRLQPFYVGSVVARIAAELGFLLGQALLYGFRVQPLFVCRRRPCPHRVDCFVSRPTEKTVFIHFYFVVGLVSALLSLAELAHLLRKGPPPRGGCCHRPQERGPAPGQPAGATEEPCHPSASPPRGDLTV; encoded by the coding sequence ATGGGCGAGTGGGGCTTCCTGAGCTCTCTGCTGGACGCGGTGCAGGAGCACTCGCCCATGGTGGGGAGGTTCTGGCTGGTGGTGATGCTCCTTTTCCGCATCCTGGTCCTGGCCACGGTGGGCAGCGACGTCTTCGAGGACGAGCAGGAGGAGTTCGTCTGCAACACCCAGCAGCCGGGCTGCAAACCGGTGTGCTACGACGCcgccttccccatctcccactaCCGCTTCCTCGTCTTCCACGTCGTCGTGCTCTCGGCCCCGGCCGCGCTCTTCGTCATCTTCGCCGTGCACCAAGCGGCCAAGCCGGGGCGCGGGGGTCAGcgcgcccgccgcctccagccctTCTACGTGGGCAGCGTGGTGGCACGCATCGCGGCCGAGCTGGGCTTCCTGCTGGGGCAGGCGCTGCTCTACGGCTTCAGGGTGCAGCCCCTCTTCGtctgccgccgccggccctgcCCGCACCGCGTCGACTGCTTCGTCTCCCGCCCCACCGAGAAAACCGTCTTCATCCATTTCTACTTCGTGGTGGGGCTGGTCTCGGCGCTGCTCAGCCTGGCCGAGCTCGCCCACCTCCTGCGCAAGGgacccccgccccgcggcgggtgCTGCCACCGGCCGCAGGAGCGGGGACCGGCCCCCGGGCAGCCAGCGGGAGCCACGGAGGAACCGTGTCACCCCAGCGCCTCCCCGCCACGGGGGGACCTGACCGTATAG
- the RARA gene encoding retinoic acid receptor alpha isoform X1 — MASNSSSCPTPGGGHLNGYPVHPYAFFFPHMLGGLSPPSTLAGIQHQLPVSGYSTPSPATVETQSTSSEEIVPSPPSPPPLPRIYKPCFVCQDKSSGYHYGVSACEGCKGFFRRSIQKNMVYTCHRDKNCIINKVTRNRCQYCRLQKCFEVGMSKESVRNDRNKKKKDVPKAECSESYIITPEVEELIEKVRKAHQETFPALCQLGKYTTNNSSEQRVSLDIDLWDKFSELSTKCIIKTVEFAKQLPGFTTLTIADQITLLKAACLDILILRICTRYTPEQDTMTFSDGLTLNRTQMHNAGFGPLTDLVFAFANQLLPLEMDDAETGLLSAICLICGDRQDLEQPDKVDKLQEPLLEALKIYVRKRRPNKPHMFPKMLMKITDLRSISAKGAERVITLKMEIPGSMPPLIQEMLENSEGMDTLGGQPGGSCSPSLSPSSNRSSPATHSP; from the exons ATGGCCAGCAatagcagctcctgccccacgccTGGAGGGGGGCACCTCAATGGCTACCCCGTGCACCCTTAcgccttcttcttcccccacatGCTGGGGGGGCTCTCGCCCCCCAGCACGCTGGCCGGCATCCAGCACCAGCTGCCTGTCAGCGGATACAGCACCCCTTCGCCCGCCA CCGTGGAGACGCAGAGCACCAGCTCGGAGGAGATCGTGCCcagccccccctcgcccccgcccctgccccgcaTCTACAAGCCCTGCTTCGTCTGCCAGGACAAGTCCTCGGGGTACCACTACGGGGTCAGCGCCTGCGAGGGCTGCAAG GGCTTCTTCCGCCGCAGCATCCAGAAGAACATGGTGTACACGTGCCACCGGGACAAGAACTGCATCATCAACAAGGTGACGCGCAACCGGTGCCAGTACTGCCGCCTCCAGAAGTGCTTCGAAGTCGGCATGTCCAAGGAGT ccgTCCGCAATGACCGGAACAAGAAGAAGAAGGACGTGCCCAAGGCGGAGTGCTCGGAGAGCTACATCATCACGCCCGAGGTGGAGGAGCTCATCGAGAAGGTGCGCAAAGCCCACCAGGAGACCTTCCCCGCCCTCTGCCAGCTCGGCAAATACACTACG AACAACAGCTCGGAGCAGCGGGTCTCCCTGGACATCGACCTGTGGGATAAGTTCAGCGAGTTGTCCACCAAGTGCATCATCAAGACGGTGGAGTTTGCCAAGCAGCTCCCCGGCTTCACCACGCTCACCATCGCCGACCAGATCACCCTCCTCAAAGCCGCCTGCCTCGACATCCTG ATCCTGCGGATCTGCACGCGCTACACGCCGGAGCAGGACACCATGACCTTCTCGGACGGGCTGACGCTGAACCGGACCCAGATGCACAACGCCGGCTTCGGGCCCCTCACAGACCTGGTCTTCGCCTTCGCCAACCAGCTGCTGCCGCTGGAGATGGACGACGCCGAGACGGGGCTGCTCAGCGCCATCTGCCTCATCTGCGGAG acCGCCAGGACCTGGAGCAGCCCGACAAAGTGGACAAGCTGCAGGAGCCGCTGCTGGAGGCGCTGAAGATCTacgtgaggaagaggaggcccaACAAGCCCCACATGTTCCCCAAGATGCTCATGAAGATCACGGATCTCCGCAGCATCAGCGCCAAGG GCGCCGAGCGGGTGATCACGCTGAAGATGGAGATCCCGGGATCGATGCCGCCCCTCATCCAGGAGATGCTGGAGAACTCGGAGGGCATGGACACGctgggggggcagccggggggcagctgcagccccagcctttCGCCCAGCTCCAATCGCAGCAGCCCGGCCACGCACTCGCCGTGA
- the RARA gene encoding retinoic acid receptor alpha isoform X2 has translation MYEGAAAVAGLPPGPFLRMDFYGPGRGCLLPERGPPAPRGVPRRPPPWSSSGRSVETQSTSSEEIVPSPPSPPPLPRIYKPCFVCQDKSSGYHYGVSACEGCKGFFRRSIQKNMVYTCHRDKNCIINKVTRNRCQYCRLQKCFEVGMSKESVRNDRNKKKKDVPKAECSESYIITPEVEELIEKVRKAHQETFPALCQLGKYTTNNSSEQRVSLDIDLWDKFSELSTKCIIKTVEFAKQLPGFTTLTIADQITLLKAACLDILILRICTRYTPEQDTMTFSDGLTLNRTQMHNAGFGPLTDLVFAFANQLLPLEMDDAETGLLSAICLICGDRQDLEQPDKVDKLQEPLLEALKIYVRKRRPNKPHMFPKMLMKITDLRSISAKGAERVITLKMEIPGSMPPLIQEMLENSEGMDTLGGQPGGSCSPSLSPSSNRSSPATHSP, from the exons ATGTACgagggcgcggcggcggtggcggggctgccccccggccccttccTCCGGATGGATTTCTAcgggccgggcaggggctgcctgctgccggagcgcggcccccccgcgccccgcggggtcccccgccgccccccgccctggAGCAGCTCCGGCCGCT CCGTGGAGACGCAGAGCACCAGCTCGGAGGAGATCGTGCCcagccccccctcgcccccgcccctgccccgcaTCTACAAGCCCTGCTTCGTCTGCCAGGACAAGTCCTCGGGGTACCACTACGGGGTCAGCGCCTGCGAGGGCTGCAAG GGCTTCTTCCGCCGCAGCATCCAGAAGAACATGGTGTACACGTGCCACCGGGACAAGAACTGCATCATCAACAAGGTGACGCGCAACCGGTGCCAGTACTGCCGCCTCCAGAAGTGCTTCGAAGTCGGCATGTCCAAGGAGT ccgTCCGCAATGACCGGAACAAGAAGAAGAAGGACGTGCCCAAGGCGGAGTGCTCGGAGAGCTACATCATCACGCCCGAGGTGGAGGAGCTCATCGAGAAGGTGCGCAAAGCCCACCAGGAGACCTTCCCCGCCCTCTGCCAGCTCGGCAAATACACTACG AACAACAGCTCGGAGCAGCGGGTCTCCCTGGACATCGACCTGTGGGATAAGTTCAGCGAGTTGTCCACCAAGTGCATCATCAAGACGGTGGAGTTTGCCAAGCAGCTCCCCGGCTTCACCACGCTCACCATCGCCGACCAGATCACCCTCCTCAAAGCCGCCTGCCTCGACATCCTG ATCCTGCGGATCTGCACGCGCTACACGCCGGAGCAGGACACCATGACCTTCTCGGACGGGCTGACGCTGAACCGGACCCAGATGCACAACGCCGGCTTCGGGCCCCTCACAGACCTGGTCTTCGCCTTCGCCAACCAGCTGCTGCCGCTGGAGATGGACGACGCCGAGACGGGGCTGCTCAGCGCCATCTGCCTCATCTGCGGAG acCGCCAGGACCTGGAGCAGCCCGACAAAGTGGACAAGCTGCAGGAGCCGCTGCTGGAGGCGCTGAAGATCTacgtgaggaagaggaggcccaACAAGCCCCACATGTTCCCCAAGATGCTCATGAAGATCACGGATCTCCGCAGCATCAGCGCCAAGG GCGCCGAGCGGGTGATCACGCTGAAGATGGAGATCCCGGGATCGATGCCGCCCCTCATCCAGGAGATGCTGGAGAACTCGGAGGGCATGGACACGctgggggggcagccggggggcagctgcagccccagcctttCGCCCAGCTCCAATCGCAGCAGCCCGGCCACGCACTCGCCGTGA